The Acidiferrobacterales bacterium genome includes the window TACGAATTGGTGATCGAATTGCCATTATGAAAGACGGTGCACTGGTTCAGGTCGGCACCCCCGAGGAAATAGTCACAAATCCTGTTGATGATTACGTGAAGGACTTTGTCGCCGGCATATCGAAACTCGAGCTGGTCACAGCCAGCAAGGTGATGCAGCCCATGGAGGAATATGCATCTGTCACTGGCAAAGTCGAGCTCGGTGAGTGTCCAGTGGCAAGACCCGATGATAATCTTGACACACTCGTCAACTTGTCGGTGGATACGAACCACCCGATTATTATTCGTTCAGACAATCAGGTCGTCGGAGTTGTAACGAAGCGGGCATTGTTGCGCGGCATACAGGGTCGGTTGTATGAGACTGAAGTTGATTCCACATCGGTATCGGGAGACTGAGAAATGGCTGAGGAAAAAGGATTTGAGGTGCTGAACCCCTTTCTCAGCATTGATCTGGGCATCGCCGATTGGGCTGATGGTATCAAGACTTGGGCTTCTGCCAACAGGGACATGTTCCAGCCGATCAAATGGTTTGTGAACGATCTGATTATCACCATTGAAGCCATCATGCATGCTATTCCGCCGATCGTTATGCTGGGCATCATTTTCCTGGTTGCCTGGCAGGCTGCCGGGGCCCGTATGGCCATATTCGTGTCTGTGTGCCTGATATTGCTCGGAGTCAGCGACCCCAATGCATGGAGTCTGGCTATGACAACATTGGCGATTGTTGCGACATCTGTGGCACTGTGCGTGATCTTCGGTCTGCCTTTGGGATTGTTGGCGGGCAAGAGTAATCGTTTCGAAGTGGCTATCCGCCCCGTTCTGGATACCATGCAGACGATTCCGGCATTTGTCTATCTCGTTCCTGTTGTCATGCTGATCGGAATCGGGAATG containing:
- a CDS encoding ABC transporter permease subunit, which codes for MAEEKGFEVLNPFLSIDLGIADWADGIKTWASANRDMFQPIKWFVNDLIITIEAIMHAIPPIVMLGIIFLVAWQAAGARMAIFVSVCLILLGVSDPNAWSLAMTTLAIVATSVALCVIFGLPLGLLAGKSNRFEVAIRPVLDTMQTIPAFVYLVPVVMLIGIGNVSGVIVTIVFALPPIIRLTSLGIRQVNASVVEAARAFGASPRQILFKIELPLATPSIMAGLNQTIMMALSVVVIASLIAVKGLGNEVLRAMGRLDAGKAIVGGFGIVILAIVLDRITQGLGRSGRERGHRHWWDGGPVGCVMRAIRKFQSKDIPSE